One window of the Marmota flaviventris isolate mMarFla1 chromosome 2, mMarFla1.hap1, whole genome shotgun sequence genome contains the following:
- the LOC114087953 gene encoding small integral membrane protein 30-like, producing MTSVLTQLLFIIISLLLFLPVVEAVEAKDAILFGVVLSITGICACVGVYA from the coding sequence ATGACCTCAGTTTTAACACAATTGCTCTTCATCATCATTTCACTGCTTCTGTTTCTGCCAGTTGTTGAAGCAGTAGAAGCCAAAGATGCAATCTTGTTTGGTGTGGTTCTAAGCATTACAGGCATTTGTGCTTGCGTTGGTGTGTATGCATGA